TATTTGACCATAACTCGTCCTGAGTTGTCTTACTCGGTTCACATCCTCTCCCAGTTCATGCAGGACCCACGAAAGGATCACTGGGATGCAGCATTAAGGATCATTCGTTACCTCAAATGCTCACCGGGACAGGGAATATTCTTACGACCTGCTTCCATGGATTTAGTAGCATATTGTGATTCCGATTGGGCTAGCTGTCCAATGACTAGACGATCAGTCACCGGATATTTTATCACACTTGGTGGTAGTCCAGTATCATGGAAAACAAAGAAGCAAACCACAGTCTCCAGATCATCTGCAGAAGCTGAGTACCGAGCTATGGCAGCAACTGTTAGTGAGGTCATATGGTTACATAGTCTTCTATCTTCTTTGGGCGTCACAATACCTGGACCTACACTCTTGTATTGCGATAATCAAGCCGCTCTACATATTGCGGCAAATCCTGTATTCCATGAACGAACCAAGCATATTGAGATCGATTGCCATTTTATCCGGGATCATATACTGTCAGGCATTATTTCTACAGCTTATTTATCGACCCATTCACAGTTGGCAGATTTGTTCACTAAAGCTCTCGGTCGAGATCGCTTTCATTTACTCCTTCGCAAGTTGGGAATTCGGGATCCCcattctccaacttgagggggagtattacgGGATATGCCATGATTTCCGAGATATTTCCACATATATGATTTCCGAGATATTTCCACATATTCTCCGAGATTTGTTACATTAGAATCTTCTTGTATTCTTAGGATATTCTAGGATATTCTTAGGATATTCTTTGTATAGATTATACAGTATCCTTTTTGATTTACTTACCGTAGATAtcaatgagttattttgtatatatacggTTGTCACATCAATAAAGATTATCACCTTCAATTCAATCGATTCTCCTCTTTTCACATCAAAATGAAAGGAGTGAAGTTATTTTTGCTATTATAATTTCAGTGGACATGAAAATCGCTTTCAATGCGATAATTTGAAATATGGCATGTTTTTCACATACTTCGCGATGAACGTGAAGGCATCGTGCATCTAGTGCTCCAAATAGTCCATCGTCCCCCCTTTCAATCATGTGCAACTCGATCAATGACAGAAGctaaatacttttttttttttttggatcgcATTAATAACGTCCGTGGAGCTGATAAAAGCTATACCGGCGCGAATCACATTACACTACCGACAGATTTGGAAACAAGGATCCGAGGATGTCgattaaatcaattaaagCTACAAACCTAACAGATGATAAGACTATGAGGCTGTACACATATGTTTGATTCAGTGTACATTGAATCTGCCCCCTACTTCCGGCCGAAAGTTAAAGCGACCAAACCGCCCATTTCCTTGGAAAAATCTAACCACGCCCACCATTCCCCCCTAACACTTCAAATCAGCCCAAAGAATCCGCGGGTTATTTACACAAATGCCCTCTTCCCCCTAACTCTCCAATTCCATGTACATTATTACGTAGGACTCTGTGCTCTCATTGATGGAACCCGAACCCAACGGACTTCGCCGGGTACCGATATCCGAACGTATCGATGGGGCTGGTCATACTCTGAGTCAACAAGCCCGGGGTTTGCTGGAACATCCCGACATGTTGATGAGTCCTTAGCCCACTCTGCACCTCCTCATCCAGCGTCGAATTACCAAGTCGCCTCTGCTGCGTTGCGTCCGCAGCGGGAACATAGACATCGTTACTATTGGCATAATTGGCAACCTGAGGTTGGGCCTGGGCCTGGGCCTGGGCCTGGGCCTGTGCATGGGCCTGAGCCTGGTTGAGTTCGGTCCCAGAGCTGAGGCCTGCGAGGGTGGCCCAGTCAAAGGCGCCGGAGCTGAGGCTCTGCAGGTTGGGCTTCTGTTCGTGCGGTTGTTGCTGCTGGTGGTGTTGAACCGCCTTCAGGGAGTTCATGCGCGGGAGGGCAAAGAACCGGTCGTCGATCTCTGGCAGTGACTCGAGCATGTCATCCaaggacgaggaggaggaggaggaggcgtGGCTGTGTTCTTTGCTCGAGACTGGCCCACCCGTCGAAATGATCACAGGGTTCTGGGAGCTCGAGTTCTTCTTGTATATGCGGCAGAGGACCCAGTCATCCAGCTGATAATCCAACACAAACGAATGATGAGTTTATCAATCATGACGATTAACATCTCAAAGTGAAGACACAAATTAAATGCAAgataacaaaaatatttccAAAACAAATCGAGGGTGAGGGTTGATATATACCTTAGTG
Above is a window of Punica granatum isolate Tunisia-2019 chromosome 7, ASM765513v2, whole genome shotgun sequence DNA encoding:
- the LOC116215063 gene encoding NAC domain-containing protein 72 encodes the protein MGVPATDPLTQLSLPPGFRFYPTDEELLVQYLCRKVAGHHFNLQIIGDIDLYKFDPWDLPSKAIFGEKEWYFFSPRDRKYPNGSRPNRVAGSGYWKATGTDKVITTEGRRVGIKKALVFYIGKAPKGTKTNWIMHEYRLLETSRRAGSTKLDDWVLCRIYKKNSSSQNPVIISTGGPVSSKEHSHASSSSSSSLDDMLESLPEIDDRFFALPRMNSLKAVQHHQQQQPHEQKPNLQSLSSGAFDWATLAGLSSGTELNQAQAHAQAQAQAQAQAQPQVANYANSNDVYVPAADATQQRRLGNSTLDEEVQSGLRTHQHVGMFQQTPGLLTQSMTSPIDTFGYRYPAKSVGFGFHQ